A genomic region of Desulfonatronum thiodismutans contains the following coding sequences:
- the der gene encoding ribosome biogenesis GTPase Der, producing the protein MNQELPVVALIGRPNVGKSSIFNRLLRSSKALTHDVPGVTRDRIYGEVRRGAKPYALVDTGGLEPESNEDIKQAVLSQAREALQESTLVLMVVDGREGLNALDEQVVELLRTANKPVLLIVNKVDGAEKEDLFTADFHQFGFPLFAVSAAHGYGLNHLRETIVDRLPTSTVVEDAPQDVSTMEQREQGDEGDPEDGASKIGGLRLALLGRPNVGKSSLINALIGYHRVIVSNEAGTTRDSVDVTWQAGDKAYTLVDTAGVRKRTRIQDSLERFSVLKSLRSSKKAQITLLVLDAVEGLTGQDKKLFSFLDREKTPLIAVINKIDLIPRNSLNALKKQFKDELSFAGHVPLVFTSTMTRAGLGGLLPLAERTWDQCQTRISTGQLNRILGDATQKHQPAVVNRRRAKFFYVTQSDVSPPTFVFFVNDPELVKPAYSRYLENQIRKRFNLNLTPLQLYFRSSHDQNRK; encoded by the coding sequence ATGAATCAAGAACTGCCCGTCGTGGCCCTGATCGGTCGGCCCAATGTCGGCAAATCCTCCATTTTCAACCGACTTTTGCGGTCTTCCAAGGCCCTGACACACGATGTCCCCGGCGTGACCCGCGACAGGATATACGGGGAGGTGCGCCGCGGCGCCAAGCCCTACGCCCTGGTGGACACCGGCGGCCTGGAGCCGGAATCCAACGAGGACATCAAACAGGCGGTCCTGTCCCAGGCCCGGGAAGCCCTTCAGGAATCGACGCTGGTCCTGATGGTCGTGGATGGCCGGGAAGGACTGAACGCCCTTGATGAACAGGTGGTGGAGCTGCTGCGCACGGCCAACAAGCCGGTGCTGTTGATCGTCAACAAGGTTGATGGCGCGGAGAAGGAAGATCTGTTCACCGCGGACTTTCACCAGTTCGGTTTTCCCCTTTTCGCCGTGTCCGCGGCCCATGGTTACGGGCTGAATCATCTCCGGGAGACTATCGTGGACCGTCTGCCGACCTCGACGGTCGTGGAGGATGCGCCGCAAGACGTGTCCACCATGGAACAAAGGGAGCAAGGCGACGAGGGCGACCCGGAAGATGGGGCTTCCAAGATCGGGGGGTTGCGGCTGGCGCTGCTTGGACGGCCCAACGTGGGCAAGTCCTCCCTGATCAACGCCCTGATCGGCTACCACCGGGTGATCGTCTCCAACGAAGCTGGCACGACACGGGACAGCGTGGACGTGACATGGCAGGCCGGGGACAAGGCGTACACCCTGGTGGACACCGCCGGAGTGCGCAAGCGCACCCGTATTCAGGACAGCCTGGAGCGCTTCAGCGTTCTCAAGTCCCTGCGCAGCAGCAAAAAAGCCCAGATCACCCTGCTGGTTCTGGACGCCGTAGAGGGCCTTACCGGACAGGACAAAAAGCTGTTTTCGTTTCTGGACCGTGAAAAGACCCCGCTGATCGCGGTGATCAACAAGATCGACCTCATCCCACGTAACTCCCTGAACGCCTTGAAAAAACAGTTTAAAGACGAGTTGTCTTTTGCCGGGCACGTCCCCCTGGTTTTCACGTCCACCATGACCCGGGCCGGACTCGGCGGCCTGCTGCCCCTGGCCGAACGAACCTGGGACCAGTGCCAAACCCGAATTTCCACGGGCCAACTGAACCGCATCCTCGGCGACGCCACCCAGAAGCACCAACCCGCGGTCGTCAATCGCCGTCGGGCCAAATTCTTCTACGTCACCCAATCCGACGTCTCCCCGCCGACGTTCGTTTTCTTCGTCAACGATCCCGAACTGGTCAAACCGGCCTACTCCCGGTACCTGGAAAACCAAATCCGCAAGCGGTTCAACCTGAACCTGACTCCGTTGCAGCTTTATTTCCGCTCCAGCCATGATCAAAATCGAAAGTAG
- the mtnA gene encoding S-methyl-5-thioribose-1-phosphate isomerase: MHPHIQFKPEANELHLLDQRLLPLTEEWFVCRNMIDIITALKEMVIRGAPAIGVTAAYGCCIAAGNIDPTSPSWSADLDAQLGDLARARPTAVNLTWAVALMRQTWQDHPDIGLEALRTAWLTQAVELHRRDEAVNREMGRHGADLLRDGDTVMTHCNAGALATGAYGTALGVIRAAVESGKNISVLANETRPFLQGARLTAYELAQDDIPVTVCCDNAVGLLMAKGMVQAVVVGADRVAANGDAANKIGTYTVAVLAQRHGVPFYVAVPFSTIDFATPSGAEIPIEERTPREVTHIQDRQITPEGVPVLNFAFDVTPAELITGLITEKGVIKPSDLQQYAST, encoded by the coding sequence ATGCACCCCCACATCCAATTCAAGCCCGAGGCCAATGAACTGCACCTGCTGGATCAGCGACTCCTGCCGCTGACCGAGGAGTGGTTCGTCTGCCGGAACATGATCGACATCATTACCGCTCTCAAGGAAATGGTCATCCGCGGCGCTCCGGCCATCGGCGTGACCGCGGCTTACGGCTGCTGCATCGCGGCCGGCAACATCGACCCGACCTCCCCGTCATGGAGCGCGGACCTGGACGCCCAGCTGGGAGACCTGGCCCGGGCCAGACCCACGGCGGTGAACCTGACCTGGGCCGTGGCCCTGATGCGCCAAACCTGGCAAGACCATCCGGACATCGGGCTGGAGGCGCTGCGCACGGCTTGGCTCACCCAGGCCGTGGAACTGCACCGTCGCGACGAAGCCGTGAACCGGGAAATGGGCCGACACGGCGCTGACCTGCTCCGGGACGGCGATACGGTGATGACCCACTGCAACGCGGGGGCCCTGGCCACCGGAGCCTACGGCACGGCCCTGGGCGTGATCCGGGCCGCCGTGGAATCCGGAAAAAACATTTCCGTGCTGGCCAACGAGACCCGGCCCTTTTTGCAAGGCGCCCGACTGACCGCCTACGAGCTGGCCCAGGACGACATCCCGGTGACCGTGTGCTGCGACAACGCCGTGGGCCTGCTGATGGCCAAGGGCATGGTCCAGGCCGTGGTGGTAGGCGCGGACCGGGTCGCGGCCAATGGAGACGCGGCCAATAAGATTGGAACGTATACCGTGGCGGTGCTGGCCCAACGGCACGGAGTGCCTTTTTATGTAGCGGTTCCGTTTTCAACCATCGACTTTGCCACGCCCTCGGGTGCGGAGATCCCCATCGAGGAGCGCACTCCCCGGGAAGTGACCCATATCCAGGATCGACAAATCACTCCGGAAGGCGTCCCGGTGCTCAATTTCGCCTTCGACGTCACCCCTGCCGAGCTGATCACCGGTTTGATCACGGAAAAAGGCGTGATCAAACCGTCGGATTTGCAACAATACGCCTCAACCTAA
- the gatB gene encoding Asp-tRNA(Asn)/Glu-tRNA(Gln) amidotransferase subunit GatB produces the protein MSAYEAVIGLEVHAQLRTRTKIFCSCSTQFGREPNSNVCPVCTGMPGVLPVLNRTAVEYAAKMGMAVECAVNPRSVFARKNYFYPDLPKAYQISQYELPLAEHGRLRITVNGTEKTIGITRIHMEEDAGKSIHSSTENKSFVDLNRTGVPLIEIVSEPDLRSADEAVAYLKALRSILVYLEICDGNMEEGSFRCDANVSIRPKGATELGTRAELKNLNSFRHVHKAIEYEISRQAALLEDGERVVQETRLYDVDKGVTVSMRGKEEAHDYRYFPDPDLVPLLITAELLADLKRSIPELPQAREARFITEYGLPEAAAQTLTAEKDLADYFEAAARLYPEPQRISNWILSDLLRELNQAKTAAADSPLTPAHLAELLGMIDSGQISTRIAKQIFPDVFTTRESPREIVERKGLAQISDTGALEAVVDSILSSNPKEVEAFKNGKTKLMGFFVGQVMRQTKGQANPDLVNKLILEKLQ, from the coding sequence GTGTCCGCGTATGAAGCCGTAATCGGCCTGGAGGTGCACGCCCAGTTGCGCACCAGGACCAAAATATTCTGCTCCTGTTCGACCCAGTTCGGTCGGGAACCCAATTCCAACGTCTGCCCGGTCTGCACTGGGATGCCCGGAGTACTGCCAGTGCTCAATCGAACTGCCGTGGAGTACGCGGCCAAGATGGGGATGGCCGTGGAGTGCGCGGTCAACCCGCGATCGGTGTTCGCCCGCAAGAACTACTTTTATCCGGACCTGCCCAAGGCCTACCAGATATCCCAGTACGAACTGCCCCTGGCCGAACACGGCCGGTTACGGATCACCGTGAACGGGACGGAAAAGACCATCGGCATCACCCGGATCCACATGGAGGAGGACGCCGGAAAGTCCATCCATTCCAGCACGGAGAACAAGAGCTTCGTGGACCTGAACCGCACCGGAGTGCCGCTCATCGAGATCGTCAGCGAACCGGATTTGCGGAGCGCGGACGAGGCCGTGGCCTATCTCAAGGCCCTGCGCTCAATCCTGGTCTACCTGGAGATCTGCGACGGGAACATGGAAGAGGGCAGTTTCCGCTGCGACGCCAACGTGTCCATCCGGCCCAAGGGGGCCACGGAACTGGGCACACGGGCCGAATTGAAGAACCTCAATTCCTTCCGCCACGTGCACAAGGCCATTGAATACGAGATTTCCCGCCAGGCCGCCCTGCTGGAGGACGGCGAGCGGGTGGTCCAGGAAACCCGGCTCTACGACGTGGACAAAGGGGTCACCGTTTCCATGCGCGGCAAGGAAGAAGCCCACGACTACCGATATTTTCCGGATCCGGACCTGGTCCCATTGCTGATTACCGCGGAACTGCTGGCCGACCTGAAGCGCTCCATCCCGGAACTGCCCCAGGCTCGGGAAGCCCGGTTCATCACCGAATACGGCCTGCCCGAAGCCGCGGCCCAGACCCTGACCGCGGAAAAAGACCTGGCGGACTACTTCGAAGCCGCGGCCCGGCTGTATCCGGAGCCGCAAAGGATCAGCAACTGGATACTCTCCGATCTGTTGCGGGAGCTGAACCAGGCCAAAACCGCCGCGGCCGACTCGCCGCTGACCCCGGCACACCTGGCCGAACTGCTGGGCATGATCGACTCCGGCCAAATCAGCACGCGCATCGCCAAACAGATTTTTCCGGATGTCTTCACCACCAGGGAGTCGCCGCGGGAGATCGTGGAACGCAAGGGGCTGGCCCAGATTTCGGATACCGGTGCCCTGGAGGCCGTGGTGGATTCCATCCTGTCCTCCAACCCCAAGGAGGTCGAGGCCTTTAAGAACGGCAAGACCAAACTGATGGGCTTCTTCGTCGGCCAAGTCATGCGCCAGACCAAGGGCCAGGCCAATCCGGACCTGGTGAACAAGCTGATTTTGGAGAAGCTGCAATAA
- the gltA gene encoding NADPH-dependent glutamate synthase → MQSTQKYQMSTSIQNIPDKSTKKRPKIPRQPMPEQDPRRRRFNFEEVPRGYSEETARLEASRCLQCKKAGCVTGCPVNINIPAFIDLIAKGHFAEAADKLKEQNALPAVCGRVCPQESQCEAGCILGKKGDPVAIGRLERFAADYARNHGHEPPACAATSTGKRVAVVGAGPAGITVAGDLIRWGHGVVIFEALHLAGGVLMYGIPQFRLPKEIVQYEINTLKKNGVEIRTDMAIGMTQTVDQLLESGFDAVFVGTGAGLPVFLNIPGENAIGVFSANEFLTRINLMKAYDFPKYATAPIRPKRAVTVGGGNVAMDSARTALRLGAESVIVYRRSLEEMPARAEEVHHAQEEGVEFHLLTAPKRILTDARNRVTGLECLRMELGEPDASGRRRPVPVEGSEFVVAADTIIVAVGNQPNPLVPRTSSGIEVGRRGTIVADPETMGTSKPGVFAGGDIVSGAATVISAMGQGKQAARAMHRYLTGEEPPCV, encoded by the coding sequence ATGCAATCGACCCAAAAGTATCAGATGAGCACCTCAATACAAAACATCCCAGACAAATCCACGAAAAAGCGCCCCAAGATTCCTCGTCAACCCATGCCTGAGCAGGATCCGAGGCGGCGGCGGTTCAACTTCGAGGAGGTGCCGCGGGGGTATTCCGAGGAGACCGCCAGGCTGGAGGCGTCCCGGTGCTTGCAGTGCAAGAAGGCGGGCTGCGTCACGGGGTGTCCGGTGAACATCAACATCCCGGCCTTCATTGACCTGATCGCCAAGGGACATTTTGCCGAAGCCGCGGACAAGCTCAAGGAGCAAAACGCCCTGCCCGCGGTCTGCGGCCGGGTTTGCCCCCAAGAGAGCCAGTGCGAGGCCGGATGCATCCTGGGCAAGAAAGGCGATCCCGTGGCTATTGGTCGGCTGGAACGCTTTGCCGCGGACTACGCCCGGAATCACGGCCATGAGCCGCCAGCCTGCGCCGCGACGTCCACCGGCAAGCGGGTGGCGGTGGTCGGGGCCGGCCCGGCGGGGATCACCGTGGCCGGAGACTTGATCCGCTGGGGGCACGGGGTCGTGATCTTCGAGGCCCTGCATCTGGCCGGCGGGGTGTTGATGTACGGCATTCCTCAATTCCGCCTGCCCAAGGAAATCGTCCAGTACGAGATCAACACCCTGAAGAAGAACGGCGTGGAAATCCGCACGGACATGGCCATCGGCATGACCCAGACCGTGGACCAGCTTCTGGAAAGCGGATTCGACGCCGTATTCGTGGGCACGGGGGCCGGGCTGCCCGTGTTTCTGAACATCCCCGGCGAGAACGCCATCGGCGTGTTCTCGGCCAACGAATTTCTGACCCGGATCAACCTGATGAAGGCCTATGACTTCCCCAAGTACGCCACGGCCCCGATCCGACCCAAGCGGGCCGTCACCGTGGGCGGGGGCAACGTGGCCATGGATTCGGCCCGCACGGCCCTGCGTCTGGGCGCGGAATCGGTAATCGTCTATCGCCGCAGTCTTGAGGAAATGCCGGCCCGGGCCGAAGAGGTGCATCACGCCCAGGAGGAAGGCGTGGAGTTCCACCTGCTCACCGCGCCCAAACGTATCCTCACGGACGCTCGCAATCGGGTCACGGGTCTGGAGTGTCTGCGCATGGAACTGGGCGAACCGGACGCCTCGGGTCGACGTCGGCCCGTGCCCGTGGAGGGCAGCGAGTTCGTGGTGGCTGCGGATACGATCATCGTGGCCGTCGGCAACCAGCCCAATCCCCTGGTCCCCAGAACGTCGTCCGGCATCGAAGTAGGCAGGCGCGGGACCATCGTGGCGGACCCGGAGACCATGGGCACCTCCAAGCCCGGCGTCTTCGCCGGCGGAGACATCGTCTCCGGCGCGGCCACGGTGATCAGCGCCATGGGCCAAGGCAAGCAGGCGGCCCGGGCCATGCATCGTTATCTGACCGGGGAAGAGCCTCCCTGCGTATAG
- a CDS encoding DUF5615 family PIN-like protein has protein sequence MTQVGLKFLVDVSTGKAVETYLRSKGHDVRAVRDIDPRMEDEEIIRLAVNEQRMIVTMDKDFGELVYHCLMKHFGILLLRLENETSAEKLRILKYILENHSSQLQNNFCVFFNDKLRVRPCIANRIQA, from the coding sequence ATGACCCAAGTCGGGCTCAAATTTTTAGTTGATGTCAGCACCGGCAAGGCAGTGGAAACGTATCTACGAAGCAAAGGGCATGATGTTCGGGCAGTGCGAGACATTGATCCCCGCATGGAGGATGAAGAAATCATCCGCCTCGCCGTCAATGAGCAACGTATGATTGTCACCATGGACAAAGACTTCGGGGAATTGGTTTATCACTGCTTGATGAAACATTTCGGCATCTTGCTTTTGCGCTTGGAAAACGAAACTTCTGCCGAAAAACTGCGTATCCTGAAGTATATCCTGGAGAATCATAGTTCACAACTTCAAAACAATTTTTGTGTCTTTTTCAATGACAAACTCCGGGTCAGACCGTGTATTGCCAACCGTATTCAGGCGTGA
- a CDS encoding DUF433 domain-containing protein: protein MTHNDELLSRITINPNVMVGKPTIRGMRITVEQLLRALSAGISEQELLEEYPDLEKKDFQAVFAYVTDLVEEERVYPVGLPA, encoded by the coding sequence ATGACGCACAATGACGAGCTACTTTCCAGAATCACGATCAATCCGAACGTTATGGTTGGAAAGCCCACCATTCGAGGCATGCGGATAACCGTGGAGCAGCTGTTGCGTGCATTATCCGCCGGCATCTCTGAGCAGGAGTTGCTTGAGGAATATCCTGATCTGGAAAAAAAGGACTTTCAAGCAGTCTTCGCCTATGTGACCGATCTTGTAGAAGAAGAGCGCGTATACCCTGTTGGATTGCCTGCATGA
- a CDS encoding sulfide/dihydroorotate dehydrogenase-like FAD/NAD-binding protein produces the protein MSLINLTIDGKPVAVEPGATVLEAARRAGVAVPTICDHKDLSPYGACRMCIVEIEGVRGFPTSCTTPAAEGMQVRTSSPELITLRKRTLELMLSGHPNSCLVCPHREACESMRPKATKAGRSTRCGFCSNKEECDIRIMALEAGSRDLNLPTLYAAHNLERGDPFMDRDYNLCILCARCWRICEKIHGKPAISIINRGKDARVGTAFHKSHVHSGCTFCGSCIDICPTGTLTDRFARWYGKPDAKTPSACLLCPEGCSLIDQTHSGKLVAATMTAFQSEASLCALGRFGYAQIMNAPTRLLRPTIRENGDAFTVDWDTALDTAAGGLKQHAGRVGVLISAATSREEQHLYSRLAAGLDGRFAVVPTLPAGRDAPLPEWLADIQSGKITALVLGGDFLERELTDSLDFLVIVDGLPVRVQDKANVVLPAALLAESAGTLRTAAGEIKPLARVSRAPGQARPEWEIVRDIGLRLDLQGFQLTTLDQVTALIQDDAPPAPFPGNPRQDVFSLPATYRGRLLADVVPALTAFGLPTTLSPSRDDQPTEGYELLEIRELVPNMHLLRIRAPQVAAHAKPGQFVILMAKETSERTPFTLADWDAKAGSITLIIEEVGRSSRELISLSQGARLAHVSGPLGQAFPIERKGTVVLGGGCYGIGAILPLARALKEIGNRVISVIEGSSAYLLYWEDEVRAVSDELRIATKDGTRGAYGGVQEVFQEIREQEKTRNASIDMIVAVGCTFMMRMVSELTKPWAVPTFVALNPIMVDGTGMCGACRVSIHDETKFACIDGPFFDAHGVDWDELACRRGAYAREEVEALPQTVDLNALMFPETTKQGCGCGR, from the coding sequence ATGTCCCTGATCAATCTGACCATTGACGGCAAGCCCGTGGCCGTGGAGCCCGGGGCCACCGTGCTGGAGGCGGCGCGGCGGGCGGGCGTGGCCGTTCCGACAATTTGCGACCATAAGGACCTGAGCCCTTACGGGGCCTGCCGGATGTGCATCGTGGAAATCGAGGGCGTGCGCGGCTTCCCGACGTCCTGCACCACGCCGGCGGCCGAGGGCATGCAGGTACGGACATCGTCCCCGGAGTTGATAACCCTGCGCAAACGGACCCTGGAGCTGATGCTTTCCGGGCACCCCAACAGCTGCCTGGTCTGTCCGCACCGGGAGGCCTGCGAGTCCATGCGGCCCAAGGCGACCAAGGCCGGGAGAAGCACGCGCTGCGGATTTTGCAGCAACAAGGAGGAATGCGACATCCGGATCATGGCCCTGGAAGCCGGGAGCCGCGATCTGAACCTGCCCACGCTCTACGCCGCGCACAACCTGGAACGCGGCGACCCGTTCATGGACCGGGACTACAACCTGTGCATCCTCTGCGCCCGGTGCTGGCGGATCTGCGAAAAGATCCACGGCAAGCCGGCCATCAGCATCATCAACCGGGGCAAGGACGCCCGGGTGGGCACGGCCTTTCACAAAAGCCACGTCCATTCCGGCTGCACCTTCTGCGGATCGTGCATCGACATCTGTCCCACGGGGACCCTCACGGACCGCTTCGCCCGCTGGTACGGCAAACCGGACGCCAAGACGCCCTCCGCCTGCCTGCTCTGCCCTGAAGGCTGTTCCCTCATCGACCAGACCCATTCCGGAAAGCTGGTGGCCGCGACCATGACCGCGTTCCAGTCCGAGGCCAGCCTGTGCGCTTTGGGCCGGTTCGGCTACGCCCAGATCATGAACGCCCCGACCCGCCTGCTCCGACCGACCATCCGAGAAAACGGCGACGCCTTCACCGTGGACTGGGACACCGCCCTGGATACCGCGGCCGGAGGCTTGAAACAACATGCCGGTCGAGTCGGCGTCCTGATCAGCGCGGCTACGTCACGGGAAGAACAACACCTTTACTCCCGGCTCGCCGCCGGACTCGACGGCCGCTTCGCCGTGGTCCCGACCCTGCCCGCCGGACGGGACGCGCCCCTGCCGGAGTGGCTGGCGGACATCCAGAGCGGCAAGATTACGGCCCTGGTCTTGGGCGGGGACTTTCTGGAACGTGAACTGACGGACAGCCTGGATTTTCTGGTGATCGTCGACGGCCTGCCGGTCCGGGTCCAGGACAAGGCCAACGTCGTGCTGCCCGCGGCCCTGCTCGCGGAAAGCGCCGGAACCCTGCGCACCGCGGCCGGAGAGATCAAGCCTTTGGCCCGGGTCAGCCGGGCTCCGGGCCAGGCCAGGCCGGAATGGGAGATCGTCCGGGACATTGGTCTCCGGCTGGACCTCCAGGGATTCCAACTCACCACGCTGGACCAGGTCACGGCGCTGATCCAGGACGACGCCCCACCCGCGCCGTTTCCGGGCAATCCTCGCCAGGATGTTTTCTCTTTGCCGGCCACGTACCGCGGCCGCCTCCTGGCGGACGTCGTCCCGGCCCTGACCGCCTTCGGCCTGCCGACCACGCTCAGTCCGTCGCGGGACGACCAACCGACGGAAGGCTATGAGCTGCTGGAAATCCGGGAACTGGTCCCGAACATGCATCTGCTCCGTATCCGCGCCCCCCAAGTGGCCGCCCACGCCAAACCCGGCCAGTTCGTGATCCTGATGGCCAAGGAAACCTCGGAGCGCACGCCCTTCACCTTGGCGGACTGGGACGCGAAGGCCGGGAGCATCACCCTGATCATCGAGGAAGTGGGCCGGTCCAGCCGGGAACTGATCTCGTTGTCCCAAGGCGCGCGGCTGGCCCATGTCAGCGGTCCATTGGGCCAGGCTTTTCCCATCGAACGTAAGGGCACGGTGGTTCTGGGCGGCGGGTGCTACGGCATCGGGGCCATTCTGCCCCTGGCCCGGGCCCTGAAGGAAATTGGAAACCGGGTGATCAGCGTCATCGAAGGCTCCAGCGCCTACCTGCTCTACTGGGAGGACGAGGTGCGCGCCGTGAGCGACGAACTGCGCATCGCCACCAAGGACGGCACACGAGGGGCCTACGGAGGCGTGCAGGAAGTCTTCCAGGAGATTCGGGAACAGGAAAAGACCCGAAACGCTTCTATCGACATGATCGTCGCCGTGGGCTGCACCTTCATGATGCGCATGGTCTCCGAGCTGACCAAGCCCTGGGCCGTGCCCACCTTCGTGGCCCTGAACCCGATTATGGTTGACGGCACGGGCATGTGCGGGGCCTGCCGCGTCTCCATCCACGACGAAACCAAGTTCGCCTGCATCGACGGCCCGTTCTTCGACGCCCACGGGGTGGACTGGGACGAACTGGCCTGCCGTCGCGGCGCCTACGCCCGGGAAGAAGTCGAAGCCCTGCCCCAGACCGTGGACCTGAACGCCCTGATGTTTCCGGAAACCACGAAACAAGGTTGCGGATGCGGACGATAA
- the nuoF gene encoding NADH-quinone oxidoreductase subunit NuoF, with translation MSFADIQQQARRTWERFQSGETPRVLVGAATCGRAAGAMDVIRAFREAQAADPILASVEIQEVGCLGMCYAEPLVEIRGPAGDRVLYESVTPAMVPDLVQEHLRQGRPISRNALCRMPDGQQGELQDEIPLFTDLPMIHHQLRVVVRNCGFIDPTDIDHYIARGGYSGITRAMDMGPDAVIEDVKLSGLRGRGGAGFPTGLKWSFARKAQGDVKYVICNADEGDPGAFMDRSVLEGDPHAVLEGLLIAGYAVGANHGYVYCRAEYPLALERLRTAIDQMRDKGFLGENVLGSDFAFDVTIKMGAGAFVCGEETSLMQSIEGKRGMPRSRPPFPANAGLFGKPTNINNVETLAAVSAILEKGGAWYAAIGTEKSKGTKTFSLAGKITRTGLIEVPMGISLRTIIEDIGGGVLDGKGFKAVQTGGPSGGCVPSNHYDLPVDYEHLAQVGSIMGSGGMIVIDEESCMVDVAKYFLGFTENESCGKCVPCRMGTQHLLRLLTGITEGRGAEDDLETIRKIGDTMKKASLCGLGQTAPNPALTTLNAFMDEYLAHIRDHKCPAGACKALISFTIDPEACTGCMACAKVCPVEAVSGIKKQPHAIDPQTCIRCGACRQACKFGAVRVE, from the coding sequence ATGAGCTTCGCCGACATCCAGCAACAGGCCCGCCGAACCTGGGAACGATTTCAAAGCGGCGAAACGCCCCGGGTGCTGGTGGGCGCCGCCACCTGTGGCCGGGCCGCCGGGGCCATGGACGTGATCCGGGCCTTTCGCGAAGCCCAAGCCGCGGATCCAATCTTGGCTTCCGTGGAGATTCAAGAAGTGGGCTGTCTGGGCATGTGCTACGCCGAACCCCTGGTGGAAATCCGCGGGCCGGCAGGAGACCGCGTGCTTTACGAAAGCGTGACCCCGGCCATGGTTCCCGACCTGGTCCAGGAACATCTGCGCCAGGGCCGACCGATTTCGAGAAACGCCCTTTGCCGGATGCCGGACGGACAACAAGGCGAGCTTCAGGACGAAATCCCATTGTTCACCGACCTGCCCATGATCCACCACCAACTCCGGGTGGTTGTCCGCAACTGCGGGTTCATCGACCCCACGGACATCGACCATTACATCGCACGGGGCGGGTATTCCGGTATTACCCGGGCCATGGATATGGGCCCGGACGCGGTCATTGAGGATGTCAAGCTTTCCGGCCTGCGCGGCCGGGGCGGGGCCGGCTTTCCCACGGGCCTGAAATGGAGCTTCGCCCGCAAGGCCCAGGGGGACGTGAAGTATGTGATCTGCAACGCGGACGAGGGCGATCCCGGCGCGTTCATGGACCGCTCCGTGCTGGAGGGCGACCCGCACGCCGTGCTGGAAGGACTGCTCATCGCCGGTTACGCCGTCGGCGCGAACCATGGCTACGTCTACTGCCGGGCCGAATACCCCCTGGCCCTGGAGCGGCTGCGCACGGCCATCGACCAGATGCGGGACAAGGGCTTTCTGGGCGAGAACGTTCTCGGTTCCGACTTCGCTTTTGACGTGACCATCAAGATGGGCGCCGGGGCCTTTGTTTGCGGCGAGGAGACGTCCTTGATGCAGAGCATCGAAGGAAAGCGGGGCATGCCCCGCTCCCGGCCGCCCTTCCCGGCCAACGCCGGACTGTTCGGCAAGCCCACGAACATCAACAACGTGGAGACCCTGGCCGCGGTTTCGGCGATCCTGGAAAAGGGCGGCGCGTGGTACGCCGCGATCGGCACGGAAAAGAGCAAAGGCACCAAGACCTTCTCCCTGGCCGGAAAGATCACCCGCACCGGGCTGATCGAGGTGCCCATGGGCATCAGCCTGCGCACCATCATCGAGGACATCGGCGGCGGGGTCCTGGACGGAAAGGGGTTCAAGGCCGTGCAGACCGGAGGCCCTTCCGGCGGCTGCGTCCCGTCCAACCACTACGACCTGCCCGTGGATTACGAACATCTGGCCCAGGTGGGGTCGATCATGGGCTCCGGCGGGATGATCGTCATTGACGAGGAATCGTGCATGGTGGACGTGGCCAAGTATTTTCTGGGCTTCACCGAAAACGAATCCTGCGGCAAGTGCGTGCCCTGCCGCATGGGCACCCAGCACCTGCTGCGCCTGCTCACCGGTATCACCGAAGGCCGGGGCGCGGAGGACGACCTGGAGACCATCCGCAAGATCGGGGATACCATGAAGAAGGCCTCCCTCTGCGGCCTGGGCCAGACCGCCCCCAATCCGGCCCTGACCACCCTGAACGCCTTCATGGACGAATACCTGGCCCACATCCGGGACCACAAATGCCCGGCCGGTGCCTGCAAGGCCCTGATCAGCTTTACCATCGACCCCGAAGCCTGCACCGGCTGCATGGCCTGCGCCAAGGTCTGTCCCGTGGAGGCCGTCTCCGGAATCAAAAAGCAGCCCCATGCCATTGACCCGCAAACCTGCATCCGCTGCGGTGCCTGCCGCCAGGCCTGCAAGTTCGGCGCGGTGCGGGTGGAGTAA